In a single window of the Pongo abelii isolate AG06213 chromosome 1, NHGRI_mPonAbe1-v2.0_pri, whole genome shotgun sequence genome:
- the LOC134759804 gene encoding ribosomal large subunit pseudouridine synthase B-like, producing the protein MAHSRWSLSLRSCWVHLPDRVAGQRRSSPPRQGSRAEALLTSQTMGGQVEALLTSQTGRLGRGAPHFLPDRVAARQRRSSPPTQGGRAEALLTSQTGRPGRGAPHFLPDGVAAGQRRSSLPRWGGRTERRSSHPRWGGRAEALLTSQTGRPGRGPPHLPDDGRPGRGAPHFTDGAAGQRRSSLPPRRGGGRAEALLTSQTGQPGRGAPHFPDGAAGQRRSSLPRRGGRAEALLTSQTMGGRAEALLTSQTGRPGRGAPRFPDGVAAGQRGAPHFPDGAARQRRSSLPPRRGGGQAEALLTS; encoded by the exons atggcccactcccgatggtcgctgtctcttcggagctgttgggtacacctcccagacagggtggccgggcagaggcgctcctcacctcccagacagggcagccgggcagaggcgctcctcacttcccagacgatgggcggccaggtagaggcgctcctcacctcccagacggggcggctgggcagaggcgctcctcacttcctcccagacagggtggcagccaggcagaggcgctcctcacctcccacacagggcggccgggcagaggcgctcctcacttcccagacggggcggccgggcagaggcgctcctcacttcctcccagacggggtggcggccgggcagaggcgctcctcacttcccagatggggcggccggacagag aggcgctcctcacatcccagatggggcggccgggcagaggcgctcctcacatcccagacggggcggccgggcagaggtcctcctcacctcccagacgatgggcggccgggcagaggcgctcctcacttcacagacggggcggccgggcagaggcgctcctcacttcctcccagacggggtggcggccgggcagaggcgctcctcacttcccagacggggcagccgggcagaggcgctcctcacttcccagacggggcggccgggcagaggcgctcctcacttcccagacggggcggccgggcagaggcgctcctcacctcccagacgatgggcggccgggcagaggcgctcctcacctcccagacggggcggccaggcagaggcgctcctcgcttcccagacggggtggcggccgggcagag aggcgctcctcacttcccagatggggcggccaggcagaggcgctcctcacttcctcccagacggggtggcggccaggcagaggcgctcctcacctcctag